Within Thermococcus celer Vu 13 = JCM 8558, the genomic segment TTGTGGAAGCCTATGCTTATCCCGCCGCTTCTAAGGTCGCGCTTTCCGTTTCCGGTGCTCTCCGTGCCGTGGACCTTCGCCCAGTAATTGTCCCAGACGAAGCCCCTGAAGGTTCCGTTTTCGATCAGAACGTTCTTCCTCGTCGGCACTCCCTCGCCGTCGGCTATCACCGGCTGTATCGAGAGCTCGTGGAACGGGTCGTCGTACATCGTGAGGGTTTCGCTCGCTATCCTCTCACCTATTCTTCCGGCGAGCGGCGTCGTCTCCTTCACCAGCCTCTCACCGCTGAAGGCCGGGAGGAGGGCGTAGCTGAAGAGCCCGGCGATGGCCCAGGGCCCAAGTATCACCGGAACCTCCTCGTTCTTGCTTGCTTTCACGCTGTAAGCCCACTTGACCTTCTGGACGGCCTTCTCCACGATTCCCTCGACGTCGAGGTTCAGGTCCCTTCTCGCGTCGAAGTCGAAGATTCCAGGGGTCACGACGTCCCCTTTCCTTCCCACGAGCTCGAGGAACAGGAAGGCCGCGCCGCCCTCCTGCGAGACGTCTACGCCATGGGAGTTGACGATACGCTCCTCCCTCCAGGAGACGCCGCCCTCTCCTCCCGCGACGACCGCGTTTGGGTCCTTCTCGCGGGCGAGCTTTATGCCCCGAACGAGCATCTCAACGAGTTTGTCAGGAGAGGCTTCCTTAAGCTCGTAGTTCGGCTTCGGCGCTTCCCTGTACTTCCCTGGATCGGGGAGGGAGACCCACTTCTCGTCCGGGCTGTTGAGCCTCGCCATCTCCCTCGCCAGGTCTATGGCCTTCTTCACCCTCTCCGGCTCGTCGCTGTCGATGATGGCAAGGCCGAGGCGCCTGTTCTTTATCCCGCGGATTACGGTCACGGCCCCGCCCCTCGTGGAGGCCATCGATATCTCGTTGAGCTCGACGCTCGCGCTAACGTCCCTTGAGCGGTAAACTGCAATCTCGAGCTCGTCGAAAAACCTCTCGCCGTACCTTATCAGGTTCTCCATCTTCACCACCTCACCCGATGAGGATTCCCCCGTCGAAGCGCATGTGCGGGCCGCCCGAGCTGACGAAGGCCGTCTGTCCCTTTCCGCAGAAGCCCGTCTCGATGCCGAAGTCCTTTCCGACGGCGGATATCTTCCTGAGGGCCTCGATGGCCACCCCCGTTATGGACGTGTCCCTTATCGGCTCGGCTATCTCGCCGTTCCTGATGACGTAGCCCTCCTGGACGCCGACCTGGAAGG encodes:
- a CDS encoding TldD/PmbA family protein, coding for MENLIRYGERFFDELEIAVYRSRDVSASVELNEISMASTRGGAVTVIRGIKNRRLGLAIIDSDEPERVKKAIDLAREMARLNSPDEKWVSLPDPGKYREAPKPNYELKEASPDKLVEMLVRGIKLAREKDPNAVVAGGEGGVSWREERIVNSHGVDVSQEGGAAFLFLELVGRKGDVVTPGIFDFDARRDLNLDVEGIVEKAVQKVKWAYSVKASKNEEVPVILGPWAIAGLFSYALLPAFSGERLVKETTPLAGRIGERIASETLTMYDDPFHELSIQPVIADGEGVPTRKNVLIENGTFRGFVWDNYWAKVHGTESTGNGKRDLRSGGISIGFHNVVIEKGKRSLEDMIAEIDRGYFVDGFQGAHSSNPDNGNFAVTANPAFLIEDGEVKGASVFLMAGNVYDLLKEASEASREQTVIPFMTTMITPFVRFENVRIAGK